One stretch of Streptomyces sp. MMBL 11-1 DNA includes these proteins:
- the dacB gene encoding D-alanyl-D-alanine carboxypeptidase/D-alanyl-D-alanine endopeptidase → MRPSDRWGGLKVLKNRHNGAYTWQVVAGSAALGLVVAAGAVLAAGPWDNGQRKAERALAVAADRTGGAHHGRPTPEGPRPAPSAPAVLPALGTATHHAPRDAAALRDTLAPLIGVPGLGDTVAASVIDTATGEQLYGTGATAPMTPASTIKIATTAAALSVLGPDHRIATTAALSPDSRTLTLVGGGDPTLSEAALRSMAAEAADALREDGEEPAGPVRLTYDTSRYTGPVLHPISPNENIAPVTALMVDEGRLNDTDRGPAKRSEDPAGDAARSFAAQLRKAGVKVTGAPREARPARESRTVATHHSAPLAALVERTLTNSDNDIAEALARQTAIAKGESASFAGARRAVTNELKKLGVPVAGAHLADGSGLDREDRVTPALLTALLARAADPDRPGLRPVLTGLPIAGFSGTLGGRYQEASEGTGLIRAKTGTLSGVNSLAGTVVDPRGRLLAFAFLASGSLSAAEAEPALDALATALALPAR, encoded by the coding sequence ATGCGCCCGTCGGACCGGTGGGGCGGGCTGAAGGTCCTGAAGAACAGACACAACGGGGCGTACACCTGGCAGGTCGTCGCGGGCTCCGCGGCGCTCGGCCTGGTCGTCGCCGCCGGCGCCGTCCTCGCCGCCGGCCCCTGGGACAACGGTCAGCGTAAGGCCGAGCGGGCACTGGCAGTCGCCGCGGACCGCACAGGTGGCGCACATCACGGCCGCCCGACGCCCGAAGGCCCCCGCCCGGCCCCCAGCGCCCCGGCCGTCCTCCCGGCTCTCGGCACCGCCACCCACCACGCCCCGAGGGACGCCGCCGCGCTCCGCGACACCCTCGCCCCGCTCATCGGCGTGCCCGGACTCGGCGACACGGTCGCCGCGTCCGTCATCGACACCGCCACCGGCGAGCAGCTGTACGGAACCGGCGCCACCGCCCCGATGACCCCGGCCTCCACCATCAAGATCGCCACCACCGCCGCCGCGCTCTCCGTCCTGGGCCCCGACCACCGCATCGCCACCACCGCCGCGCTGTCCCCCGACTCCCGCACCCTCACCCTCGTCGGCGGCGGCGACCCCACGCTGAGCGAGGCGGCCCTGCGCTCGATGGCCGCCGAGGCCGCCGACGCCCTGCGCGAGGACGGCGAGGAACCCGCGGGCCCGGTACGGCTCACCTACGACACCTCCCGCTACACCGGCCCCGTGCTCCACCCGATCAGCCCCAACGAGAACATCGCCCCCGTCACCGCCCTGATGGTCGACGAGGGCCGCCTGAACGACACGGACCGCGGCCCCGCCAAACGCAGCGAGGACCCCGCCGGCGACGCGGCCCGCTCCTTCGCCGCACAGCTGAGAAAGGCCGGCGTCAAGGTCACCGGCGCCCCCCGCGAGGCCCGCCCCGCGCGTGAGTCCCGCACCGTCGCCACCCACCACTCGGCCCCGCTCGCCGCCCTCGTCGAGCGCACCCTCACCAACAGCGACAACGACATCGCCGAGGCCCTCGCCCGGCAGACCGCCATCGCCAAGGGCGAGAGCGCCTCGTTCGCCGGAGCCCGCCGCGCCGTCACCAACGAACTGAAGAAGCTGGGGGTCCCGGTGGCCGGCGCCCACCTCGCCGACGGCAGCGGCCTGGACCGCGAGGACCGGGTCACCCCCGCCCTCCTCACCGCCCTCCTCGCCCGCGCCGCCGACCCCGACCGCCCCGGACTGCGCCCGGTCCTCACGGGCCTCCCGATCGCCGGGTTCAGCGGCACCCTCGGCGGCCGCTACCAGGAAGCCTCCGAGGGCACCGGCCTGATCCGCGCCAAGACCGGCACCCTCAGCGGCGTCAACTCCCTCGCCGGAACGGTCGTCGACCCCCGGGGCCGCCTGCTCGCCTTCGCCTTCCTCGCCTCCGGCAGCCTCTCCGCGGCCGAAGCCGAACCCGCCCTCGACGCCCTGGCCACCGCACTCGCCCTCCCGGCCCGCTGA
- a CDS encoding inorganic diphosphatase, with product MEFDVTIEIPKGSRNKYEVDHETGRIRLDRRLFTSTSYPADYGFVENTLGEDGDPLDALVILDEPTFPGCLIKCRAIGMFRMTDEAGGDDKLLCVPASDPRVEHLRDIHHVSEFDRLEIQHFFEVYKDLEPGKSVEGADWVGRTEAEAEIEASYKRLEAQGGAH from the coding sequence GTGGAGTTCGACGTCACCATCGAGATCCCGAAGGGTTCGCGGAACAAGTACGAGGTGGACCACGAGACCGGTCGGATCCGCCTGGACCGTCGACTCTTCACCTCGACCAGCTACCCGGCCGACTACGGCTTCGTCGAGAACACCCTCGGCGAGGACGGCGACCCGCTGGACGCGCTGGTCATTCTGGACGAGCCGACCTTCCCCGGTTGCCTCATCAAGTGCCGCGCCATCGGCATGTTCCGGATGACCGACGAGGCGGGCGGCGACGACAAGCTGCTCTGCGTCCCGGCGTCCGACCCGCGGGTGGAGCACCTGCGCGACATCCACCACGTGTCGGAGTTCGACCGTCTGGAGATCCAGCACTTCTTCGAGGTCTACAAGGACCTGGAGCCGGGCAAGTCCGTCGAGGGCGCCGACTGGGTCGGCCGTACCGAGGCGGAGGCCGAGATCGAGGCCTCGTACAAGCGTCTTGAGGCGCAGGGCGGCGCGCACTGA